A genomic window from Pantoea alhagi includes:
- the rhaT gene encoding L-rhamnose/proton symporter RhaT, translated as MNNAILAGILWHLVGAASAACFYAPFKRVRHWSWETMWSVGGLMSWLVLPWAVSAVLLPDFWGYFQQFSAAQLLPVFLFGAMWGIGNVNYGLTMRYLGMSMGIGIAIGITLVVGTLMTPLLQGRFMVLFSSAGGRMTLLGVLIALIGVIIVSRAGFLKERALGINAEEFNLKKGLVLAVLCGIFSAGMSFAMDAAKPMHEAAAAAGINPLYVALPSYVVIMGGGALVNLAWCFVRLAVKPSLSLKADFSLAKPLLGANIAFAMLGGLMWYLQFFFYAWGHANIPAQYDFVSWMLHMSLYVLCGGIVGLLMKEWHAVGRRPVRVLSVGCLVIILAANVVGMGMAG; from the coding sequence ATGAACAACGCAATCCTTGCCGGCATTCTCTGGCATCTGGTCGGTGCCGCCAGCGCCGCCTGTTTCTATGCCCCTTTTAAGCGTGTCCGACACTGGTCATGGGAAACCATGTGGTCAGTGGGCGGCCTGATGTCCTGGTTAGTTCTGCCCTGGGCGGTCAGCGCGGTGCTGTTGCCTGATTTCTGGGGCTATTTTCAACAGTTCAGCGCCGCGCAGCTGCTGCCGGTATTTTTGTTTGGCGCCATGTGGGGAATAGGCAACGTTAACTACGGGCTAACCATGCGCTATCTCGGTATGTCGATGGGAATTGGTATCGCCATCGGCATTACGCTGGTGGTCGGGACGTTGATGACGCCGCTTTTGCAGGGGCGTTTTATGGTGCTGTTCAGCTCCGCCGGTGGACGGATGACGCTGCTGGGCGTCCTGATTGCGCTGATTGGCGTGATTATTGTTTCCCGTGCCGGTTTCCTGAAAGAGCGCGCGCTGGGTATCAACGCGGAAGAGTTCAACCTGAAAAAGGGGCTGGTGCTGGCGGTGCTGTGCGGGATTTTTTCCGCCGGTATGTCATTCGCGATGGATGCGGCGAAACCGATGCATGAGGCCGCCGCCGCTGCCGGCATCAATCCCCTCTACGTCGCTTTGCCTAGCTACGTGGTGATCATGGGGGGCGGAGCGCTGGTAAACCTGGCCTGGTGCTTTGTACGTCTGGCGGTAAAGCCGTCGCTGTCGCTAAAAGCCGATTTCTCGCTGGCGAAGCCGCTGCTGGGGGCGAATATTGCCTTTGCCATGCTGGGCGGCCTGATGTGGTATTTGCAGTTCTTTTTTTATGCCTGGGGTCACGCCAACATTCCGGCGCAGTATGACTTTGTCAGCTGGATGCTGCATATGAGCCTGTATGTGCTGTGCGGCGGCATTGTCGGGCTGCTGATGAAAGAGTGGCATGCGGTAGGGCGTCGTCCGGTTCGCGTACTCTCTGTAGGTTGCCTGGTCATTATTCTGGCGGCAAACGTCGTCGGGATGGGAATGGCGGGCTAA